The proteins below are encoded in one region of Salvelinus fontinalis isolate EN_2023a chromosome 10, ASM2944872v1, whole genome shotgun sequence:
- the LOC129863823 gene encoding anaphase-promoting complex subunit CDC26, giving the protein MLRRKPTRLELKLDDTEEFESVKKELESRKKQRDEVDVVGVAMSSDMVGAGSGTGDGKTREQMINERIGYKPHPKPNTLPSLFGNLQF; this is encoded by the exons ATGTTGCGCAGAAAGCCCACCCGTCTGGAGCTGAAGTTGGATGACACGGAGGAGTTTGAGAGTGTCAAGAAAGAGCTCGAG AGTCGGAAGAAACAGCGAGATGAGGTGGATGTTGTTGGCGTGGCGATGTCGAGTGACATGGTGGGGGCCGGTAGTGGAACAGGGGATGGGAAGACACGGGAACAGATGATCAATGAGAGAATAGGCTACAAGCCCCACCCTAAACCCAACACCTTGCCATCGCTCTTTGGAAACCTGCAATTTTAG
- the prpf4 gene encoding U4/U6 small nuclear ribonucleoprotein Prp4 — translation MSDDEEAPLVKKTRIFYGSLEEKERERLGREASGSGKDSVKAGIEAGNINISSGESLELEERVTERQSEVLADFERRKRARQITVSTDDAEVKACLRALREPITLFGEGPAERRERLRNILSVVGPDALKKSKKDDEKSKRSQEECQQTWYHEGPTTLKEARLWLARYSLPRAVKRLEDARAHREIPESTRTVRTQELHKTLRNLNNFCSQIGDDRPISFCQFSPNSKMLVTASWSGLCKLWNVPDCTLVRTLRGHNTHVGAICFHPQATLTLEDSDVNMASCAADGSVKLWSLDSDVPVADIEGHSMRVARVAWHPSGRFLGTTCYDNSWRLWDLEAQEEILHQEGHSKGVHDMQFHPDGSLAATGGLDSFGRIWDLRTGRCVMFLEGHLKEIYSIDFSPNGYHAATGSGDNTCKVWDLRRRKCIYTIPSHQNLVSSVKFQPNNGHFLLTGAYDNTAKVWTHPGWSPLKTLAGHEGKVMGVDMSPDGQLIATCSYDRTFKLWMSE, via the exons ATGTCTGACGATGAAGAAGCTCCGCTGGTGAAGAAGACCAGGATCTTCTATGGTAGtttggaggagaaggagagggagaggctgggACGAGAGGCCTCTGGGTCAGGCAAAGATTCTGTCAAAGCAGGAATCGAGGCTGGCAACATCAACATTTCCAGTG GTGAGTCCCTTGAGCTTGAGGAACGTGTGACTGAGCGCCAGTCGGAGGTATTGGCTGACTTTGAgcgaagaaagagagcgagacaaaTCACAGTATCCACAGACGATGCAGAGGTCAAAGCCTGCTTACGGGCCCTCAGGGAACCAATCACACTGTTTGGGGAGGGGCCTGCTGAGAGACGAGAGAG GCTAAGGAATATCCTCTCTGTAGTGGGTCCAGATGCATTGAAGAAATCGAAGAAGGACGATGAGAAATCCAAACGCTCCCAAGAGGAG TGTCAGCAGACATGGTACCATGAAGGGCCGACCACTCTTAAGGAGGCAAGGCTTTGGTTGGCCAGATACTCTCTGCCCAG GGCCGTGAAAAGGTTAGAAGATGCCAGAGCTCACAGGGAGATCCCAGAATCTACACGGACAGTCAGGACGCAAGAACTTCACAAGACGCTCAGG AACCTGAATAACTTCTGCAGTCAGATCGGTGACGACAGGCCTATATCATTTTGCCAGTTCAGCCCCAACTCCAAAATGCTGGTGACTGCATCTTG GAGTGGCCTGTGTAAACTGTGGAATGTTCCTGACTGTACCCTTGTCCGTACCCTTCGAG GCCACAACACCCACGTGGGGGCCATCTGTTTTCATCCTCAGGCCACTCTGACTCTGGAGGACTCTGATGTTAACATGGCCTCCTGTGCTGCCGACGGCTCCGTCAAACTCTGGAGTCTGGACAG TGATGTGCCTGTCGCTGACATCGAGGGCCACTCCATGAGGGTGGCGAGAGTAGCCTGGCACCCCTCTGGAAGGTTCCTGGGCACCACCTG CTATGATAATTCATGGAGGCTGTGGGACCTGGAGGCCCAGGAGGAGATCCTGCACCAAGAGGGACACAGTAAAGGAGTCCATGACATGCAATTCCACCCTGATGGATCTCTGGCAGCTACTGG GGGTCTGGATTCATTTGGCCGTATTTGGGACCTTCGGACCGGGCGCTGTGTGATGTTCCTGGAGGGCCACCTCAAAGAGATCTACAGCATCGACTTCTCGCCCAACGG CTACCACGCAGCAACAGGAAGTGGGGATAACACCTGTAAGGTGTGGGACCTGCGTCGCAGGAAGTGCATCTACACCATCCCCTCCCATCAGAACCTGGTGTCCTCTGTCAAATTCCAGC CCAATAACGGTCACTTCCTCCTGACTGGGGCCTATGACAACACTGCCAAGGTGTGGACCCACCCAGGCTGGTCCCCCCTGAAGACCCTGGCGGGCCACGAGGGAAAGGTGATGGGCGTGGACATGTCCCCTGACGGACAGCTCATCGCCACCTGCTCATACGACCGCACCTTCAAGCTCTGGATGTCAGAGTGA
- the slc31a1 gene encoding high affinity copper uptake protein 1: protein MNMDMHHDHHDHGTMAPPSGTDSHGDGAVHHAGGMMMQMTFYFGYTNVELLFAGLVINTPGEMAGAFIGCFLLAVLYEGLKIGREFLLRRNQVNVRYNSMPVPGADGTMLMETHKTVGQRMLSLSHLLQTVLHIIQVMVSYFLMLVFMTYNAYLCIAVAAGAGVGYFLFSWKKAVVVDITEHCH from the exons ATGAACATGGACATGCACCATGATCACCACGACCACGGCACCATGGCTCCTCCCTCGGGGACAGACTCCCATGGGGATGGAGCAGTACACCATGCAGGAGGAATGATGATG CAAATGACCTTCTACTTTGGCTACACAAACGTGGAGCTGCTGTTTGCCGGTCTTGTCATCAACACACCTGgag AGATGGCAGGGGCCTTCATTGGTTGTTTCCTGCTAGCTGTGCTCTACGAGGGGCTGAAGATCGGCAGGGAGTTCCTGTTGAGGAGGAACCAGGTCAACGTGCGCTATAACTCCATGCCTGTCCCGGGAGCAGACGGTACCATGCTCATGGAGACCCACAAGACTGTAGG CCAGCGGATGCTGAGTCTGTCCCACTTGCTGCAGACGGTGTTACACATCATCCAGGTGATGGTCAGCTACTTCCTTATGTTGGTCTTCATGACCTACAACGCTTACCTGTGCATCGCCGTGGCAGCGGGGGCCGGGGTGGGATACTTCTTATTCAGCTGGAAAAAGGCTGTGGTTGTTGACATCACCGAACACTGTCACTGA
- the LOC129863825 gene encoding RING finger protein 224-like isoform X2: MDEEEAPVPDAPDFPAPEDPAEAPDLEAPEDPPVEGGVEAGGVQPSRDSRKLDCIICYCAFNLTERLPRKLYCSHTFCQACLRRLDTILNEQMWIPCPQCRQNTPLPRGGATALDLDLVAFLAVKAEMENQRSCSRQGGRELGTQLEHKPSFGKQSIIEQPQATWNHGGLAEPRFHRSPCCRRFFCCWWCC; encoded by the exons ATGGACGAGGAGGAAGCCCCAGTTCCTGATGCACCAGACTTTCCTGCCCCAGAGGACCCAGCAGAGGCCCCTGACCTAGAGGCCCCAGAAGATCCCCCAGTAgagggtggtgtggaggctggaggAGTTCAGCCATCCAGAGACAGCCGTAAACTGGACTGTATCATCTGCTACTGTGCCTTCAACCTGACTGAGAGGCTGCCACGTAAGCTCTACTGCAGCCACACCTTCTGCCAGGCCTGCCTGAGACGCCTCGACACCATCCTCAATGaacag ATGTGGATCCCCTGTCCACAGTGTCGGCAGAACACCCCCCTCCCACGCGGGGGCGCTACAGCCCTGGACCTAGACCTAGTAGCCTTCTTGGCGGTCAAGGCCGAGATGGAAAACCAGAGGTCTTGCTCAcggcagggaggaagagagctaGGCACCCAGCTGGAGCACAAGCCCTCTTTTGGGAAGCAGTCCATCATAGAGCAGCCTCAGGCCACCTGGAACCATGGAGGATTGGCTGAGCCTCGCTTCCATAGGAGCCCCTGCTGCAGGCGCTTCTTCTGCTGCTGGTGGTGCTGCTAG
- the LOC129863825 gene encoding RING finger protein 224-like isoform X1, giving the protein MDEEEAPVPDAPDFPAPEDPAEAPDLEAPEDPPVEGGVEAGGVQPSRDSRKLDCIICYCAFNLTERLPRKLYCSHTFCQACLRRLDTILNEQQMWIPCPQCRQNTPLPRGGATALDLDLVAFLAVKAEMENQRSCSRQGGRELGTQLEHKPSFGKQSIIEQPQATWNHGGLAEPRFHRSPCCRRFFCCWWCC; this is encoded by the exons ATGGACGAGGAGGAAGCCCCAGTTCCTGATGCACCAGACTTTCCTGCCCCAGAGGACCCAGCAGAGGCCCCTGACCTAGAGGCCCCAGAAGATCCCCCAGTAgagggtggtgtggaggctggaggAGTTCAGCCATCCAGAGACAGCCGTAAACTGGACTGTATCATCTGCTACTGTGCCTTCAACCTGACTGAGAGGCTGCCACGTAAGCTCTACTGCAGCCACACCTTCTGCCAGGCCTGCCTGAGACGCCTCGACACCATCCTCAATGaacag CAGATGTGGATCCCCTGTCCACAGTGTCGGCAGAACACCCCCCTCCCACGCGGGGGCGCTACAGCCCTGGACCTAGACCTAGTAGCCTTCTTGGCGGTCAAGGCCGAGATGGAAAACCAGAGGTCTTGCTCAcggcagggaggaagagagctaGGCACCCAGCTGGAGCACAAGCCCTCTTTTGGGAAGCAGTCCATCATAGAGCAGCCTCAGGCCACCTGGAACCATGGAGGATTGGCTGAGCCTCGCTTCCATAGGAGCCCCTGCTGCAGGCGCTTCTTCTGCTGCTGGTGGTGCTGCTAG